A segment of the Myotis daubentonii chromosome 6, mMyoDau2.1, whole genome shotgun sequence genome:
ATACTAAGAAGAATTCTAGGGGTTGAAGAGTTATTGGTCCCAAATAACTTGATTCCCTAATCAACCCAGTCACTATAATCACAGTAAAGATAAATGTATAGCTGTAGCTTTAAAGTacagaaaacttatttttattggttaAGAGGATGACTACAGCagtctctctccattccttttttttttagttctttacttttctttgtaTTATTCTTTTGAATCTTAAAGTTTCATATATTTCTTTGGCTTTCCTTCTCAGGGATTTTGCTGAAATGGATTTGATTTACTTAAAATCAACTTGTTTCCTTAACTTTTTGAATGCATGGTAATAAAGTAATAGTAGAGCTCAACTGACTAAAATTATCTACTTTaatgattaataaaaataaatattcactaaCTGATCTTCCTGTTTgagtacataaatatttatattcagacaaaaaataaatttgagccgaaaccggtttggttcagtggatagagcgtcggcctgcggactgaaaggtcccgggttcgattccggtcaagggcatgtgcctgggttgcgggcacatccccagtaggagatgtgcaggaggcggctgatcgatgtttctctctcatcgatgtttctaactctctatctatctcccttcctctctgtaaaaaatcaataaaatatattttaaataaataaataaataaataaataaataaatttgagcatatgttaattatatctgtGCAAGCAGGAATGCAATTTTCATCCTACCTGAAATCACATGCCGTAGTAACCTCTGCTCCTCCACCCAATGCCCAACCTTGAACCAGTGCGACACTTATCAAAGGAAGTCTGTATATTGAAGGAAAAatgtatgttaacattttaaatttcaatattaATCTACAAACATTATTGAAAACTTGAGATGCAATAGAAACAAAATTACTGAACTATGTTtataataaataagaaacaaatctcAAAGGATACTCAGTGCATTATGGGGAGCAAATCAGTATAATACTGAAGATATTTATACAATTCATACAAAATGCCATATACGTTTATCAAAATACCtctctggccgaaaccggtttggctcagtggatagagcgtcggcctgcggactgaaaggtcccaggttcgattccggtcaagggcatgtacctgggttgcgggcatatccccagtgggagatgtgcaggaggcagctgatcgacgtttctctctcatcgatgtttctaactctatctctctctcccttcctctctgtaaaaaatcaataaaaaatatatttaaaaaaaaaaatacctctctgaatcattgtttattttaaaaccagaatCAGATTCTAACTTTACTCCAAAAAAATGGGTGATTTTGGACAATATACAGCTCCTGGCACTTCTCAACTACTTACTGGCAATTAGGAATAATTCTATGTGATATTGCCTTATTTCGTTTTTATTGGTATCAGGTTATAGATGGAAAAGTTAGGACTGTGTCCAAAGGGAGGAAATGTGGTACAGAAAAATGAGCTCCAAAACTGCAGTTATAAAGGTTCCTGTTTTTACTGCTCACTGAGAGGGTCCAGAGACAAGTCCTGTATAAAGACATGGTTCTGTAGTGCCAGTAAAAACAAATCTCTTCCTGTTTGCAAAGACCCACTTTGCAGTGCAAGGCTGTATCAGCATAAAAGGTCAATCTAAAATGTTTTGAAAGTATGGATTTTTTTTGTAGGTTCTAATTGAAATGCATAGCTGTAAAGTACAGTAACTGAAAATTTCTTAATACACTtctctcaattaaaaataattattgaagccctagccagtttggctcagtggatagagcactggcctgcatactcattgaagggtcccaggttcaattctggtccagggcacatgcggactcgatccccagtagtgggcgtgcaggaggcagctgatcaatgattctcattgatgtttctatctctctcctttctcccttcctctctgaaatcaatacaataatattatttttttaaaaaaacttttaagaaacaaagcCAAATATAATAGAAAGAGGTGAACAGGAGCCAATACAATGAAAAAAGTGTTTTAGAATAGTAATGTTATGATTCCATTGGTCTTCTTAGACTCTTACATACAAAGAACAACAAGAGTACAGTGTTGTCCAATTCATTAATatactaaataaatggaaatttcctTCGTTATTAGAGTTTTTAAGTTGTTTCCAGTTGGAATATAGAAGTAGAAAGCTCATCAGCCCAAACATGTCATTGTTTATAATCCCAAATGCAAAGTGAATCCATCTTCCTCACCAACCTGTAGTTCTTTTTCTCCAATCAGtagctctttttctctcttcaggATATGGACCACTTCACTATATGTTCTACTAATTTTGTTTAGGTAATCTTTGTGTCCTCTCCTGATCATGTCTTTATTCTGCTCTGATATCTGTATTTTAACTTTCCCATGTCTATACCTAAATACATACAGCTAGTAATATAATCTCTATGGGAAAGcactatattttaaattctttttatctctcatgtctcttatttttaaatacttgtgtATATTTCactaacatttaattaaatgacTATCCTCGATGGCACAAATAGTTCAttagaataaatataatttgaaaatcagCTATTTTTTACTGGTACAACACAGaataataaaaacctatttttgttttattagaaatcatatttgaaaaagaaaaatacattacctcatcaatcttgttaaggTGTTTTGCATGAACATACATAAGGCCACTCCATcctttaaaaataaccataaacACAAAGGTATAATGCAAATgtataagaattaaaaaacaaacatattttcagggtttagaaagaaagaaagccaataATAcacctaactttttttttttaaatgaggttttCATTTAAAACTCTTTGAGGCATTGCTGTCTGAAATGCAAATGATGCAGTTTGGGATTTTATTTACATTCTAGGACTCTTGGGGCTCAGCTTTGAATGAGGCATTAGCAAAGACTTAGAGGTGAGAGTTAGATCACACACCCCTGACAAGTATGGGTTCTACTCGAGTAATATGGGGGGAAGAGACAACATACCCCATCCATTATCCCAGACTCAGAtcctctaaaacagcggttctcaacctgtgggtcacaacccctatgggggttgaatgaccctttcacaggggtcgcctaagaacatcagaaaacacatatcctatctaataatagacaaacatggtaattaactgtaccttcgCTACCATCACCtgatcagcacgatatgcaaattaactgccaacaaagatggtggctaatttgcacactgtaggcagggcaggacaccgggagccgccatccaggcccccgtgtgcgacCCCAGGAACCACCGGAAagccgggccacaggcaaggcggccctccgggacccaggagccgccttgcctgctgcccgtgatagtgatcagaaagccgggccgcaggcaagctggctccctgggacccaggagctacgagggagagggtgaagggcggaaggagctacaggagcagctctggctggagaaTGAAGACTCCCGCTggagcgaggagcaaagactgaaggttcCAGCTGCAGCAAAGATTGTGTCCAGAGTGAAtatggaaggcggtggccagagtgaaggtctgggtcccggatgccagaagaaaactggtgctggctgccaggggaaagaaggcctattgcacgaatcttcgtgcaacgggcctctagttgaatatataattacatattgtttttgtgactaatcactatgctttaattatgttcagtttgtaacaatgaaaatacatcctgcatatcagatatttacattatgattcataacagtagcaaaattacagttatgaagtaacaacgaaaataattttatggtcgggagtcaccacaacatgaggaactgtattaaagggtcgcggcattaggaagttgagagccactgctctaaaaGTATCCAGCCTACATTTACAATttaatggcaacaaatacatttttttcctttttcatttctctcatgttttgtttttgttgttgttgtttggggcCTAGGGGATGTGTGGAAGCCTGAATTCAAGAAAAAGAAGTTCCTTGGAGGACTGATAATGGAAGATGATTAAGGTTCTTTTTCTATCAGAGTAATAATTCAAAGCAAAACTTTAAATTGTTATCATTTGTTGAAGCTTGCTATGTACCAAAGTACCAAAGCTGTTAGATTCTATACAGTATACCTCATATAAATTCCTTTTCAGGAGGTGCTAAGGGGCTTTCACTTAAAATTCAAGTTCTTGCTGTATTCAATAATGTACTTTGGTTATTGCTAATCTCCTTGttcttcctccccacctcccaccccccctcaATACTTCACACTATTGCAACCTAATCttgaagaagcaaaacaaaaactctgATCCTTGGAAAGCTATTAAAGAGTAGCTGTCATCATAAccatataagtaaaatataaatagctCAGCCATAGCTCTCTGGTAAACATGTAGAGCCCAGTATGCAATTCATATATACTTGCCTCTGGAGTTCCTAGGGCTTTCACAGCATTCAGATCAGATCCTGAGGAGAATGTATTTTTTGCCCCACGGACAATGAGACCTTTCCcctctgtccaattttccaattCAGTCACTTTTTCCAAAAGTTGTAGCATCATAACacctgccgggggggggggggggggaaggtggatCATAAACAGCTAAGATactgaagaaacagaaataatttaGAAGCCATAAGGCTTCAAACAAGACTCTTATGTCATATATTATACAAATTATTTACTGAATGTCAAATACCTATTGTGTTGGTACTATGGTGTACATACAAAAGAGGTATACATAACAGTCCCTGGTTTAAAAGCTTAGTGATCTTTTGCATAACATCATGGCAGCACAATTCGAATTTGAGCTTTGGCCAAAAATTACAAATTAACATGTATCCTGAACCTTCAGGtctcttaaatataaaatttttatattccaAGAGTGCTGCCTAGCAAATAGAAGGTATTTACCAGTATCCAAGTTAGGAAATGAGAAACAAATAGATAGGCAAGTGCAGTGTTTTCATTGATTGAAATTACATGTTTAAAATCTGTCTTATTTCAATtcacaaaaaggaaaatttaagctaaatagtaatttcttttttcatttataggtttttctctttagttgttaaaaatcttttaaaccaCCTTTCCTTTGTCTCCCAGTAACATTAGCTGAACACAAACAAATGAAGTTAGTAAGCAGTTAATaaatttcaatggaaaaaataatcaagattaacttgatattttccttttcatCAGCATCTGTATTCCcaggtttttaaataagaaaatcatTAAAACTTCCACCATGAGTAAAAATGTTCCCGTTCATatgatagttttgttttgtttccatgtTCTACAAAGGGTACCATGACTTTCACGGATTATGTCACCAAAGTAAGGATAAGAGTCAGGTAATAGCAGGTTAGAACTAGTGTCACTTTTTAACGAGCCTAAGAAAGCTCTCTGTACCTGAGAAGGCATTCCTTTTACTGGGATTGTTCAGAGTAAGGATGCCAATGCCATTGTCTTCCTTCTGAAGGTCAATGGATCCGCCAGGAAACtgctgaagttttttttttacttcctcctCATGGAAGCCATGAGATGTATTATAAAGTGACAATCCCGTCTGATGGAGCAATTTTGTCCTTAGAGACATAGATGATGTCTTCAAAAGACTTGCTGCCATTTCTGGAAAAGAGACATAAGCATACAACAGTGCAGATGAACAGACACTGTGGTACTAGTTTTTTGTTAATAGGCCTTTCTGTTTAATTGGGAGGACTTTCCCACTTCTAAGAGCAACTTTTTGAAGAAAGATGGTCAGTATGGAATTCCTTCCCTTTCCCGCCTTTCTCAAACCACATAATTCACAAAGTATATTATTTCAGTACACCAGAGAGATGATGACACAGTTACAGTGCATTTATCAGGACCTAATACACTAGGAACGTTCAGAAGAATGTGGCTGTTCCGTATTTAGCATCATCTCCTGACTCCAGGTAGGTTTTCTCATGACAGTTGTTCTTTTTCCAACTCTTTAACTTTTCcaaaatttaagaagaaattcAATCCAAATGCCCACTTAGAAACAGTCTTAAtgcaaaaatgttttaagaacaaTCCTGTTCTCTAACAGAAATTTTATTCTTAGCGTTATCCTTACTTTATGTAATGTTTTCATAGAAAAAGCTGGAAGGGGTCCTGaggaaaatggggaaagaaatAGGGATGTATGTGTCTGTGGTTTCTGTATTCCCCAGGGTTCTGTCACTCTTCTCTTCTCTTGGGTAATCCCAACTCTGCCCACAGGCTTTTCTTATGTAAGCATTGTTGTTGACAtaaaacatactagtatattcagAAAAATACACAGCTTAATGAGCTACATTTAAGTAAAGAACAGCACTGAACACATTTAAGCCAATAATAGCACTCAGTAGATAACATGAATCTCAGGTTTGTTATGCCACCTTTCAATCACCACTCCAAATAAGAATAACAACTATCTTGACTTCTAATATCCAAGATTGTTGGCCTgctttgaactttatataaattaaataatatggtATATTCTTTTGTGTCTGATTTCCACTATGTTTGCAACATCCATTATTGCTCTTATGTGaacttagagcaggggtgggcaaactttttgactcgagggccacaatgggttcttaaactggaccggagggccggaacaaaagcatggatggagtgtttgtgtgaactaatataaattcaaagtaaacatcattacataaaagggtacagtctttttttttttagttttattcatttcaaacgggccggatccggcccgcggatCGTAGTTTGCCCACGCTGACTTAGAGTCAAaaggtcctctctctctctccagtatgTCCAAGCTTGCTTTTACCTGGAGTATGCTTTATGCATCTTTTGCCCCTGGGGATATGTCAGATATACAAAAGACAACTCATCAGAAAACTAAATTGGAGCAGAGGTCTTGATCTTTTCCACAATACTTCAGTATAAAAGAAATGTGCCAAAGAAACCTGATAAGAACTTGggtggctatttttaaaaaataaatttgcctaTATTCTGTTTggggaaaagaacaaagaattaaataagaaaataatgaagtATGATTCATAAAATCAttagcattttaaattattattgtggTATAATGGAATTAATAAATAGTATATCTTCTCTCACAAATTATGTCACCAAAGTAAGGATAAGAGTCATGTAATTACCCTCTTTCCAATCCAATAATACAAAGACAACTGGTACAGATGCCATCAGATCTATTTCTCTTTATCCTTAAATCATTACAATTTAAAAGATTTATGTAACTAATATTATACCTCATCAGACATCTTTGATATGCTGATTTTCCCAAGGAAACATAAATACTTCCTGTAGCCTTCTATTAATTCCAcatgttctctcttctctctcccgcCCTCAATTCCTGCCCTCTTCCACtaactctcccttcttttctctcctcataTTCCCTGGTCTGTGCCACAAAATAGTACCATGAAAACTCAAGAGACCTGCCTACCAGGTTTCTGACCTCTGTTTGGAAATCCAATTCCAGAAATCTGATCACAGCCAATATGTACAATTTCATCGCAATTCTAATTTCAGAGACAAGACGTCAGTGCTGAGGAGATGACAAGGTGTTAGCTACGATTAAGCTACTATGGTACCTGAACGGACAAGTGAAGGAACGAGGGCTGAGATTCAAGTTTTGCATAAACATGAAGTTGAGCATCAGCACTGTGGGCTAGTTCTAGAATCGTAAAACAATGAACAGGTTCTAGGGCATTTACAACTCGATACACTTTCTTCAGGGCCAAGTGCAAGTTTAACACTTGCCATGCAGAATGCTTTGCTTTCGGGCCTCATGCAGATTCGGTTCAGCGGAATTAAACCACACcacagggaaagggaaggagaagggagccCCACAGACATCTGAGATCAAAGGTgtcactttcttcctttttcacagTGCTGCACAGGTGACAAGAGTTCCCCTCTCTGCACAGGGAATAAGCTAGCTGTTCTCTTAAAACCCATTTTACACATCCTGAAATTTAATAAACCAAAAAACACAAATGCATactcaataagaaaacaattagCCTAAGGTAggtagtaaacaaacaaaaaatcagaaatattctGTTTCAGTCAATATATGACGTGTTTTCAAGTCTGGATTTGGTTTTAGGCTGTCATTTTATATTGTACCATGCACGTTTCATTACATGCCACACACACCCTTTTCAGCGCACAGCCAAATTAACCTGCTTCAGTTTCTCAAATCCTTTCCGTTTTCTCTTCACGCCAAGCCTCTGTCAATGTGATTCTTACCTGTTACACTGTTCTCTTCCTCAGAGTAACTCCCGATCACCTCCTTTCGGACTCTAGACTACATCAAATACtctaaacatgttttcatttacattctTTATGAATACTCACTCTCCCATAATTAACCAAATCTTCCCATTAGGAAGTCATGTGCATGTTTAGAACCGTGCTTGACAAAATGGTATCTGTCAATAACACTTTGGCATACAGGGCTTCGGAATCCATAACGCCATAGGAGGCTTAAAAATCTGTCCACAcaaaccctagccggtttggctcagtggacagagcgccggcctgcgaactgaagggtcctggacgCGATTCCGGTGAAAGGCAtatacctcggttacaggctccatccccttgcaggaggcaatcaattgctgtgtctctctcacatcgatgtttctctcatctctccccccctccccaccttctctaaaaatcaatggaaaaatatcctcgcgtgaggattaacaaaaacaaaacaaaacacaaaaacaaagaaatctgTCCACCAACCAACTCTCCATCTACCCTGTTTATTATTCGCACCACTCACCCTGTTGGGACTCCATTCCTCTTTGCAAGCTGGTTTCTCCTATGGGAACGATGATCACTGCCTGTGCTCCACCTGACTGTATGCACTCAGCTTTCAAGTCAGACAAGAAAAACGTCAACAAGAGGTCAGCTGCTTGGTCTGGTGACTATGTTCCTTCCTCCTCCAGCAGGTGTCACAATTTATATCTTTCCCCCAAAACTTATTTCTTCCAAGAGAGTTACAGGTCTCCACAGATCCTATCCACTGACCCCGAtccctccagcacccagagcATGAGCTGGTCAGCAGCAGGCTCTCAGATGTGGAGGTGAGGGACGAGGGGGTGTCCATGGAGATTTCCTCTCAAAGCCCTTATCAGTCTTTTCAGCATGGAAGTCTTTTAGGTCATCTGTGGTTCTGATCCCCTACCTGTGTGACCGTGTGTGTAGCGATAAAAGGATTATTGAAGCTCAAAAACATTCTACAACACATTCCAAACATAAGCTGAACAGCTTTTGTCGTTCTTCTGGTTGGAAAGTTGGCTGCACGCAGCACGTTACGTAGTTTCCGTGAAGCGAGATAATTTACAGCGAAGCAGTGAGAAGGGCACTCGCCAGGCCCTTGGGAACCTTACCTGGCCGGGACTGCACACCCGCAAACAAAGGCAGAACTCTCCGCCACCCCGACGTTCCCTTCCGCCAAATCCCCGAACGCCAAGCCAACCCGGGGCCTCCCCAACCTACACAAGGCTGCCGGTGTGGCCCCAGCCCACccgatgtttcctctctctcactttctctttgttctttgtcCTATAAAAGCTTTGGGCCCTCCACCCCACTGTGCGATCCTCGGACACACTACGCTTCGTGACCGtctgaaaagagaaacatctgtttGCATCAGCTGGACGTTCTTTCGTTACTTATCATGGCACTACTCGGCACAGGGCCTGGACGGTATTCCTAGTTTAAATCCGTGCATCGAAATACTGCCTCCCGATTCAGCTATTTCCCCACGTTCTCAAGCAAGTTTTTCCCTCCGGCTCTCTCACCTGGCCTAGTCCGGCGGCGGCGCTGGGCACTGCGTCCGCCcgcccagcagagggcagtggACCGCGCGGCCGCTCCGCGGGTACCGCGCCGCCGGGGCCCGGCGGGGCCCGGAATGCAATTCGTGTGGATAAACGCTGAAGTCCATTACACAGTGCCATGCGAGGGCTCGTTCCTAGCCGACACCTAAAATGCAGCCCCTGCGGCCAAACTCTTGGAAGGCTGGCGCTGACtttccctcccgctccccctcgCCCCTCTTCCGCTCCCACGTGCCCCTCTTCCGCTTTCACGCGCCCCTCTTCCGCCCTTCAGCACCCGCCCTCCGCCGCCTCAAGTCCACCTGCGCCCTTCCTGGTGTCCCCAGCGAACCGGGCCGGGGACTCCTCTTCTACGCGCTTCCGGTTCTCGGTTCTGCGACAGAGGCTTAAGCTGGTGCCGGAGAGGAGCTGCCAAACCCCGTTTATTTTCGGATTCCGACGTTGACTTCGGAAACCGGCAACTGAGAAAGGCTGGGGCCAGCTCGCGTGGCCAAGCGAGAAGACCCACAGTGTCCCTGATGGCAGTGAGCCTGCGTCGCTGGTATCATGAGCACCCAGAAGATTTGCAGAGAATTGCCTGTGCCCTGAAGTGTGGAGGCAGAAAGCggggagagccctggctggtttggcctgcgggctgaaggatTCCTGGTTGGATTCCCGACCAgtgcacatgccccggttgcgggctccatccccagtagggggcgtgcagaaggaagccaatcagtgattcgctctcatcatggatgtttctatctcaccctctctcttcctctgtgaa
Coding sequences within it:
- the ECHDC1 gene encoding ethylmalonyl-CoA decarboxylase isoform X2, whose amino-acid sequence is MAASLLKTSSMSLRTKLLHQTGLSLYNTSHGFHEEEVKKKLQQFPGGSIDLQKEDNGIGILTLNNPSKRNAFSGVMMLQLLEKVTELENWTEGKGLIVRGAKNTFSSGSDLNAVKALGTPEDGVALCMFMQNTLTRLMRLPLISVALVQGWALGGGAEVTTACDFRLMTRESEIRFVHKEMGIIPSWGGATRLADIIGSKQALKVLSGALKLDSKLALNLGMVDEVLQSSDETECLREAQEWLNQFIRGPPEVIRALKKTVSSGKELCFQEALQTERDLVGTLWGGPANLEAIARRGKFCK
- the ECHDC1 gene encoding ethylmalonyl-CoA decarboxylase isoform X1 — protein: MESQQEMAASLLKTSSMSLRTKLLHQTGLSLYNTSHGFHEEEVKKKLQQFPGGSIDLQKEDNGIGILTLNNPSKRNAFSGVMMLQLLEKVTELENWTEGKGLIVRGAKNTFSSGSDLNAVKALGTPEDGVALCMFMQNTLTRLMRLPLISVALVQGWALGGGAEVTTACDFRLMTRESEIRFVHKEMGIIPSWGGATRLADIIGSKQALKVLSGALKLDSKLALNLGMVDEVLQSSDETECLREAQEWLNQFIRGPPEVIRALKKTVSSGKELCFQEALQTERDLVGTLWGGPANLEAIARRGKFCK